In Platichthys flesus chromosome 20, fPlaFle2.1, whole genome shotgun sequence, a single genomic region encodes these proteins:
- the pyyb gene encoding peptide YYb: MANMLRSWMMLAALVLCLLVCWSSLADAYPPKPESPAGNASPAEWAKYHSAVRHYVNLITRQRYGKRSTPEQAVAWLLFGGDSSQDTDPRSDYGDQW; encoded by the exons atgGCCAACATGTTGAGATCGTGGATGATGCTCGCAGCGCTCGTCCTGTGCCTGCTGGTGTGTTGGAGCAGCTTGGCGGACGCCTACCCTCCCAAACCGGAGAGTCCGGCGGGCAACGCCTCACCGGCTGAGTGGGCCAAGTACCACTCGGCTGTCAGGCATTACGTTAACCTCATCACCAGGCAGAG GTATGGGAAGAGGTCAACCCCCGAGCAGGCGGTGGCGTGGCTGCTGTTCGGAGGCGATTCAAGCCAAGACACAGATCCTCG CTCGGACTACGGCGATCAGTGGTGA